One genomic region from Yersinia canariae encodes:
- the cusF gene encoding cation efflux system protein CusF codes for MRQSIKVALFGMFSVVMVAGTQANEQHHSTAGNTTAEAASQQVISTTGVVKDIDMKEMKITIAHEAIPTVGWPAMTMRFTFTAVDDNIRALKVGNHVNFTFVQQDNISLLQEIKNSQS; via the coding sequence ATGCGTCAGTCAATAAAAGTGGCTTTATTTGGGATGTTCTCTGTTGTCATGGTCGCGGGAACTCAGGCAAACGAGCAACATCACAGCACGGCAGGCAACACGACGGCAGAAGCCGCTTCGCAGCAGGTCATCAGCACTACAGGGGTGGTGAAGGATATTGATATGAAAGAGATGAAAATCACCATTGCTCACGAGGCAATACCTACTGTTGGTTGGCCTGCAATGACCATGCGATTTACATTTACAGCGGTGGATGACAACATCCGCGCGCTAAAAGTAGGTAACCATGTGAATTTCACTTTTGTGCAGCAGGATAATATCTCATTGCTTCAGGAAATTAAAAATAGTCAGTCTTAA
- a CDS encoding copper/silver response regulator transcription factor translates to MKILIVEDEVKTGEYLSKGLTEAGFVVDLANNGMTGYHLAMTADYDLIVLDIMLPDVNGWDIVKMLRAANKGMPILLLTALGTIEHRVKGLELGADDYLVKPFAFAELLARVRTLLRRGAAVIVESQFQVADLTLDLVSRKVNRKGTRITLTSKEFTLLEFFIRHQGEVLPRSLIASQVWDMNFDSDTNAIDVAVKRLRAKIDNDFEPKLIQTVRGVGYVLEVPDED, encoded by the coding sequence GTGAAAATATTGATCGTCGAAGATGAGGTTAAAACAGGTGAATATCTTAGCAAGGGGCTGACTGAGGCTGGCTTTGTTGTTGACCTGGCAAATAATGGCATGACCGGGTATCACCTGGCCATGACAGCCGATTACGACCTGATTGTTCTTGATATCATGCTACCTGATGTGAATGGCTGGGATATCGTGAAAATGTTGCGGGCTGCAAATAAAGGAATGCCTATTTTGCTCCTGACTGCACTCGGTACAATAGAGCATCGTGTCAAAGGCCTCGAGCTCGGCGCTGATGATTATCTGGTCAAACCCTTTGCCTTCGCTGAACTTTTGGCCCGTGTCAGAACGCTGTTACGCCGGGGCGCTGCTGTCATAGTGGAAAGCCAGTTCCAAGTGGCAGATTTAACCCTTGATCTGGTGTCGAGAAAAGTAAACCGCAAGGGAACCCGGATCACGCTGACCAGTAAGGAATTCACACTCCTTGAATTCTTCATTCGTCACCAGGGCGAGGTACTCCCGCGTTCACTGATCGCTTCACAAGTTTGGGATATGAACTTTGACAGTGATACGAATGCCATAGATGTTGCTGTTAAGCGGTTACGGGCAAAAATTGATAACGATTTCGAACCCAAATTGATTCAGACGGTACGCGGAGTAGGCTATGTGCTTGAGGTGCCCGATGAGGATTAA
- a CDS encoding efflux transporter outer membrane subunit yields the protein MFKLKLLTLSTLFILAGCTSLAPDYQRPELPVPQQFSLSRNALVPAAAGYQDVGWRLFFADPQAQTLIDEALRNNRDLKMAALKVQEARAQYNVTDSDRYPQLNASSGITYSRGLKNESSTTREYAAGLDLSFELDFFGKLKNMSEADRQNFFASQEAQRAVHILLVSNVSQSYFNQRLAYEQLQIARETLKNYEQSYAFVEQQLITGSTNVLALEQAKGVIESTRAEIAKREGELAQANNALQLVVGKYSVLPDGKLNAETDINPVKLPLNLSSDILLQRPDIMEAEHVLKAADANIGAARAAFFPSISLTGGLSGSSTDLSSLFNSASGMWSFIPKIEIPIFNAGRNKANLTLAEVRQQQSIVSYEQKIQTAFKEVADALSLRESISGQLTAQQRFLESLQITLLRARGLYSSGAVSYIEVLDAERTLFSTRQAILDLRYAQHVNEINLFTALGGGWTQ from the coding sequence ATGTTCAAATTAAAACTACTAACTCTCAGTACATTGTTCATTTTGGCAGGGTGCACCTCACTGGCTCCGGATTACCAGCGCCCTGAACTCCCAGTGCCACAACAGTTTTCGCTCTCCCGGAACGCACTGGTTCCGGCAGCGGCAGGCTACCAGGATGTCGGTTGGCGACTGTTTTTTGCCGACCCTCAGGCACAGACCCTGATTGACGAAGCTTTGCGTAACAACCGTGATCTAAAAATGGCGGCACTCAAAGTCCAGGAAGCAAGAGCCCAGTACAATGTGACAGACTCGGACAGATATCCGCAACTGAACGCCTCCTCAGGTATTACTTACAGTAGGGGGCTTAAAAACGAAAGTTCCACTACCCGAGAGTATGCGGCGGGTCTTGATCTCAGCTTTGAGTTGGATTTCTTTGGCAAACTGAAGAACATGAGTGAGGCTGACCGCCAGAATTTTTTTGCCAGTCAGGAAGCTCAGCGTGCTGTGCATATTCTTCTTGTGTCTAACGTATCGCAGAGCTATTTCAACCAGCGGCTGGCTTATGAGCAATTGCAGATTGCCAGAGAAACGCTGAAGAACTACGAACAATCCTATGCTTTCGTGGAGCAACAGCTTATCACCGGCAGTACAAACGTCCTGGCACTTGAACAGGCCAAGGGGGTCATCGAAAGTACGCGTGCTGAAATTGCAAAAAGAGAAGGTGAACTCGCCCAGGCGAACAATGCGCTCCAACTGGTGGTCGGAAAATACTCTGTACTGCCCGATGGTAAACTTAACGCGGAAACAGATATTAATCCGGTAAAACTGCCTTTGAACCTGTCATCCGACATCTTGTTACAAAGACCGGATATTATGGAAGCTGAACATGTGCTGAAAGCGGCAGATGCCAATATTGGGGCAGCCAGAGCCGCATTCTTCCCATCAATTTCGTTGACTGGCGGCCTTTCAGGAAGCAGCACTGATCTTTCAAGCCTGTTTAACAGCGCGAGTGGAATGTGGAGTTTTATCCCTAAAATTGAAATTCCCATCTTCAATGCAGGACGTAACAAAGCCAACCTGACACTCGCGGAAGTGCGCCAGCAACAGTCAATTGTCAGTTACGAGCAAAAAATTCAGACTGCGTTTAAGGAAGTTGCTGATGCACTATCACTTCGTGAAAGTATAAGCGGACAATTAACAGCACAACAACGTTTTCTGGAGTCCCTTCAGATAACGCTGCTACGGGCGCGTGGATTATATTCCAGCGGAGCCGTAAGTTATATCGAAGTCCTTGATGCAGAGAGAACACTGTTTTCAACACGGCAGGCCATTCTGGATCTGAGATATGCCCAACACGTTAATGAAATAAATCTTTTCACTGCCTTGGGTGGTGGTTGGACACAATGA